A region from the Aegilops tauschii subsp. strangulata cultivar AL8/78 chromosome 5, Aet v6.0, whole genome shotgun sequence genome encodes:
- the LOC109762058 gene encoding LOW QUALITY PROTEIN: putative disease resistance RPP13-like protein 1 (The sequence of the model RefSeq protein was modified relative to this genomic sequence to represent the inferred CDS: inserted 1 base in 1 codon) has product MPDPVSAAVAVGWAMKAAGWVASPIISELYKNASSVLNLDASGKLKELELFDDLKSAFYEAEDILDDVEYYRLEKQIQDDCPKSEVAAPRRDKDRVKKPLRQKECGMSKTELKQSLEKIEKVINDACGLFEQMNLPNKSNASKPANSRGAVTTARPPSVVIGRDKDCDTIVAMLHDKEDAQPDTNRAHCRYSIIGIHGIGGSGKSTLSQLVCAHEEKDGHFNFVMWVHVSQDFSVDTIFRQMSEAATRTPCPQFNNLDALQTNLEKILHGKRFLLLLDDVWYNNRDVRQYEKRQQILSPLNAGGTGSKILATSRTKDALIALGAAEQRCIPMPVLDEDVFLKLFKHYAFHNVCVAADDRVRLKDIATQIARKLKGSPLVAKIVGEQLRMRPNTDYWRSSQDVNHLDDTMGALWWCYQHLDEQIRRCFAYCSMFPRRRYLERHELVKLWAAEGFARSSNEGKDLEDVCQGYFDELVSASFLQPEVKKYSSKKDTYIVHDLLLDLADKVAGNDCFRIENQWKQIGDSLIMEGCEEEVPPDVRHLFVQTYGSELINDKICKLDNLRTLIIDSGERRKPVEEKVLKNLFVRIRKLRVLIIRGYNGQGALSVPKSICQLRHLRYLAFLTRYDTGGRLVLPGTLTKLYHMQVLDFGSIGSLVFNSCEGIFGLINLRHIIQMPCLKIPSIGRLTLLRTMETLKVRREEGCGLKQLSNXNQLRGKLCIRGLENVESQQEALEANLADKEGLRTLELKWKYNWRAELKEKEDQTEVLEGLCPPKHLESLAIHCYHGLRYPSWMMGKQAQWWPKVSEVLNTLNLYSCSTELGGFCPHLRSLYMYGCSWDTLPDHMESLTSLKDLEISYCPNILSLPTLPQSLEHFRLNGCNEMLMSWCTTVGDPNWEKLQHVPTANVGGMRVETRAQGDGSSSSSQPETPQARSRDP; this is encoded by the exons ATGCCGGATCCGGTGTCCGCTGCTGTCGCGGTAGGATGGGCCATGAAGGCCGCTGGGTGGGTCGCCTCGCCCATCATCTCTGAGCTTTACAAGAACGCCTCCTCCGTCCTCAACTTGGATGCTTCGGGGAAGCTCAAGGAACTGGAACTGTTCGACGATCTTAAGTCTGCTTTCTACGAAGCAGAGGACATCTTGGATGATGTTGAGTATTACCGTCTCGAGAAACAGATACAAGATGACTGTCCCAAGTCAGAGGTGGCCGCGCCTCGACGTGACAAGGATCGCGTCAAGAAGCCCTTACGGCAAAAG GAGTGTGGCATGTCAAAAACAGAGTTGAAGCAGAGCCTAGAAAAAATAGAAAAGGTCATAAATGATGCATGTGGACTTTTTGAACAGATGAACTTGCCAAACAAAAGTAACGCGAGCAAACCTGCCAACTCACGTGGTGCAGTCACTACGGCGAGGCCTCCATCTGTGGTAATCGGACGAGATAAAGATTGTGATACCATAGTAGCAATGCTTCATGATAAGGAAGATGCTCAACCAGACACCAATAGGGCTCATTGTCGTTATTCCATAATCGGCATTCATGGCATCGGTGGTTCTGGGAAATCAACCCTTTCACAACTTGTTTGTGCCCATGAGGAAAAGGATGGTCATTTCAACTTTGTTATGTGGGTTCACGTTTCTCAGGATTTTAGTGTGGATACCATTTTCAGGCAGATGTCTGAGGCCGCTACCAGGACCCCGTGCCCTCAGTTCAATAATCTTGACGCCTTACAAACTAATTTGGAGAAGATACTGCATGGAAAACGGTTCCTCTTGCTACTAGATGATGTTTGGTACAACAATAGAGATGTGAGGCAGTATGAGAAGCGGCAACAGATACTTTCACCGCTCAACGCTGGAGGGACAGGAAGCAAGATCCTGGCGACTAGTCGTACTAAAGATGCATTGATAGCTCTGGGTGCTGCAGAGCAGAGATGTATTCCCATGCCAGTCCTAGATGAAGATGTCTTCCTGAAATTGTTCAAGCACTATGCATTTCACAACGTGTGCGTTGCTGCTGATGACCGAGTAAGACTCAAAGACATTGCAACTCAGATTGCAAGAAAGCTGAAGGGATCACCCCTAGTGGCCAAAATTGTTGGAGAGCAGCTACGTATGAGACCAAACACTGATTACTGGAGAAGTTCCCAAGATGTGAACCATTTGGATGACACcatgggagctctgtggtggtgCTACCAACATCTTGATGAACAGATCAGACGATGCTTTGCTTACTGCAGTATGTTTCCTCGAAGACGTTACTTGGAACGACATGAGTTAGTTAAGCTTTGGGCTGCAGAAGGGTTTGCGAGAAGTAGCAATGAAGGGAAGGATTTGGAAGATGTTTGCCAGGGATACTTTGATGAACTAGTGTCAGCCTCATTTCTGCAACCTGAAGTAAAGAAGTACTCCAGTAAAAAAGACACTTATATTGTTCATGATCTGTTGCTTGATTTAGCAGATAAGGTCGCTGGAAATGATTGTTTCAGAATAGAGAATCAATGGAAACAGATAGGAGATAGCTTGATAATGGAAGGATGTGAAGAGGAAGTTCCCCCAGACGTCCGCCATCTTTTTGTTCAGACCTATGGTTCAGAATTGATAAATGACAAGATATGTAAATTGGACAACCTGCGCACTCTCATCATTGATAGTGGAGAAAGGAGAAAACCAGTTGAGGAGAAAGTCCTCAAGAATCTGTTTGTGAGGATAAGAAAGTTGCGGGTGCTTATCATCCGTGGCTATAATGGTCAAGGTGCATTGTCAGTCCCAAAATCTATTTGTCAGCTAAGGCATCTACGGTATCTTGCTTTTTTGACCAGATACGATACAGGTGGCAGGCTGGTTTTACCAGGCACTTTGACCAAGCTATACCACATGCAGGTTCTAGATTTTGGTAGTATTGGTTCTTTGGTGTTTAACTCTTGTGAAGGTATTTTTGGCCTCATTAACTTGCGACATATAATCCAAATGCCATGTCTAAAAATTCCAAGCATTGGCAGGCTGACATTACTCCGAACGATGGAAACATTGAAAGTAAGAAGGGAAGAAGGGTGCGGGTTAAAGCAACTCAGCA CTAACCAGCTTCGTGGCAAACTGTGTATCCGTGGCCTCGAAAACGTTGAAAGCCAGCAGGAAGCTCTTGAAGCCAATCTGGCCGATAAAGAAGGGCTCAGAACATTGGAACTGAAGTGGAAATATAATTGGAGAGCAGAGTTAAAAGAAAAGGAAGATCAGACAGAGGTACTAGAGGGTCTCTGCCCACCGAAGCATCTAGAATCACTGGCTATACACTGCTACCATGGTTTGAGATACCCAAGTTGGATGATGGGTAAGCAAGCACAATGGTGGCCCAAAGTATCCGAAGTTCTGAACACACTCAACCTCTACTCTTGCAGCACAGAACTTGGTGGGTTTTGCCCTCACCTCCGTTCACTCTATATGTACGGTTGCAGCTGGGACACCTTGCCAGATCACATGGAGAGCCTGACGTCACTGAAGGACCTGGAAATCTCCTACTGCCCGAATATTCTGTCGCTTCCAACGCTGCCGCAGTCTCTTGAGCACTTCAGACTGAATGGATGCAATGAGATGTTGATGAGTTGGTGCACAACAGTTGGAGATCCCAACTGGGAAAAGCTTCAGCACGTCCCTACAGCAAATGTTGGAG GCATGAGGGTGGAGACGAGAGCCCAAGGAGATGGCAGCTCTTCATCATCACAGCCTGAGACCCCTCAAGCGCGAAGTCGTGATCCTTAA